In Fibrobacter sp. UWB2, one DNA window encodes the following:
- a CDS encoding sensor domain-containing diguanylate cyclase encodes MMDLQKFVDNFHTMTSILSVEKRDDDRIGTIRIEAANDLYIRAMEKVDKDGNVVFKEKFVPGSSYERYMKKELNFENFCYECAIKKKPVHAYIRPERYTFCINLYMMPLAIDDPKKAYCSYTQEITFEENVDAMSNISAKTSSNVLQTCIKLRSTKNLQKTMDEVIEDIRKICDASYCCVMLTDFNDNTWSVFSDALKPDSGIRSIRELKSENFVDYARSWIKTLNGSNCLMIKNKDDLEVIHQENPAWYNSLVAANVNSLVLLPLEYNGLTLGFFWATNFDTSNTLYIRETLELSAFFVASEIANYQLLNQLELLSSMDLLTGVMNRNSMNNRVTQFLNGEVQYKSLGIIFADLNGLKPVNDNKGHDAGDKLLKDASQLLKFTFDGCEFYRAGGDEFLIIALDKSKEELEAKVKTLREKSMIPGKVSFAIGFYYDANGGDIRTAMHEADVRMYEDKKRYYDRFPANRKRL; translated from the coding sequence ATGATGGATTTGCAGAAATTTGTAGATAACTTCCACACGATGACAAGCATCTTGTCGGTCGAAAAGCGCGATGATGACAGAATCGGCACCATCCGCATCGAGGCCGCAAATGACCTGTATATCCGCGCCATGGAAAAGGTCGACAAAGATGGCAATGTCGTCTTTAAGGAAAAGTTTGTCCCCGGCAGTAGCTACGAACGCTACATGAAGAAGGAACTCAACTTCGAGAACTTCTGCTACGAATGTGCCATCAAAAAGAAACCTGTACACGCCTACATCCGCCCCGAGCGCTACACCTTCTGCATCAACCTGTACATGATGCCGCTCGCTATTGACGACCCGAAAAAGGCGTATTGTAGCTACACCCAGGAAATTACGTTCGAAGAAAATGTCGACGCGATGTCGAACATTTCGGCTAAGACTTCATCCAACGTATTGCAGACTTGTATCAAGTTGCGCAGTACTAAAAACTTGCAAAAGACCATGGACGAAGTCATCGAGGACATCCGCAAAATCTGTGATGCAAGCTATTGCTGCGTGATGCTGACGGACTTCAATGACAACACGTGGTCCGTATTTAGCGATGCCTTAAAGCCGGATTCCGGGATCCGTTCCATTCGTGAACTCAAATCCGAAAACTTTGTCGATTACGCAAGGTCCTGGATAAAGACACTGAACGGAAGCAATTGCCTGATGATCAAGAACAAGGACGACCTCGAAGTCATCCATCAGGAAAACCCAGCATGGTACAATTCGCTTGTAGCCGCTAACGTCAATAGCCTTGTCCTCTTGCCACTCGAATACAACGGCCTTACTCTAGGCTTTTTCTGGGCCACGAATTTCGACACGTCGAACACGCTCTACATACGTGAAACACTTGAGCTTTCGGCATTCTTTGTCGCCTCGGAAATTGCGAACTACCAGCTTTTGAACCAGCTAGAACTACTCAGCAGCATGGACCTCTTGACGGGCGTCATGAACCGTAATTCAATGAACAATCGCGTGACGCAGTTCTTGAATGGCGAAGTGCAGTACAAGTCGCTCGGTATCATCTTTGCAGACTTGAACGGCCTCAAGCCAGTCAACGATAATAAAGGCCACGACGCTGGCGACAAGCTTTTAAAAGACGCGTCTCAGCTTTTAAAATTCACGTTCGACGGTTGCGAATTCTACCGCGCAGGTGGCGACGAGTTCTTGATTATCGCACTCGACAAGTCGAAAGAAGAGCTCGAAGCTAAAGTTAAAACGCTCCGCGAGAAATCGATGATTCCGGGCAAGGTCAGTTTTGCCATCGGGTTCTACTACGATGCAAACGGAGGAGACATTCGCACAGCCATGCACGAAGCCGATGTCCGCATGTACGAAGACAAGAAGCGTTACTACGACAGGTTCCCCGCCAACAGAAAGCGGCTGTAA
- a CDS encoding GGDEF domain-containing protein, giving the protein MDLQEYVNQFDSMTCIMSVEKKPNGYGKMRIEVGNKAYIDSFEKNSSNLIDMPFGKRFVPGQEYTAYIPKDLNFEHFIYSSAVLKKPMHAYIHPERFDVWFNIFSLPLDFEDPFKCYCTYTQELSTEMNMDSLQSLSAKTTADVLKTCIKLRSTKNFLKTMDEVMADIRNICKANYCCIMLTDFKTRKCSLLSENAAPEIGRHTLADFLNDEFIDYAKSWLDIINGSTCLLIKNEQDKEDIKARHPAWYKSLRSANIERLALFPLKYNDDIIGFIWATNFALEETDHIKETLELSTYFIASEIANYQLLQKLEKLSSTDLLTGVKNRNAMNNRILKILSGRERVPNSYGIVFADLNSLKYVNDSEGHGAGDQLLKDGAEILKSTFENSEIYRAGGDEFLIIDMENSKEVLSQKVETLRKKSDDPNKISFAVGFYYEENGGDIRKAMREADANMYNDKKAFYERHPECRNR; this is encoded by the coding sequence ATGGATTTACAGGAATATGTCAATCAGTTCGATTCGATGACCTGCATCATGTCCGTCGAAAAAAAGCCGAACGGCTACGGCAAGATGCGTATCGAAGTTGGGAACAAGGCATATATCGATTCCTTCGAAAAAAATAGTAGCAATCTTATCGACATGCCGTTTGGCAAGAGGTTCGTCCCAGGTCAGGAATACACTGCGTATATCCCCAAGGACCTGAACTTCGAACATTTTATCTATAGCAGCGCAGTCCTCAAAAAGCCGATGCACGCCTACATTCACCCAGAAAGGTTCGATGTCTGGTTCAATATCTTCAGCCTGCCCCTCGATTTTGAAGATCCGTTCAAGTGCTACTGCACCTACACGCAAGAACTGTCGACCGAAATGAACATGGATTCCTTGCAAAGCCTTTCGGCAAAGACAACTGCCGATGTGCTCAAGACTTGCATCAAGCTCCGCAGCACCAAGAACTTCCTCAAGACCATGGACGAGGTGATGGCCGACATCCGTAATATTTGCAAGGCCAATTACTGCTGCATCATGTTGACGGACTTCAAGACACGCAAATGCTCCTTGCTCAGCGAAAATGCCGCCCCCGAAATCGGCAGGCACACGCTTGCAGACTTTTTGAACGATGAATTTATCGACTACGCCAAGTCCTGGCTAGACATCATCAACGGGAGCACTTGCTTGCTCATCAAGAACGAACAAGACAAGGAAGATATCAAGGCCCGTCACCCGGCTTGGTATAAGTCCTTGCGGTCAGCAAACATTGAAAGGCTTGCGCTGTTCCCGCTCAAGTACAACGATGACATCATCGGATTCATCTGGGCAACCAACTTTGCTCTCGAAGAAACGGACCACATCAAGGAAACGCTCGAACTTTCGACGTACTTTATCGCATCGGAAATAGCCAACTACCAGCTGCTGCAAAAACTCGAAAAGCTGAGTTCTACGGACCTCTTGACCGGAGTCAAGAACCGCAACGCAATGAACAACCGCATTCTCAAGATATTATCCGGTCGCGAAAGAGTTCCCAATAGCTATGGAATTGTCTTTGCCGACTTAAACAGTCTCAAATACGTCAACGACAGCGAAGGCCACGGCGCAGGCGACCAGTTGCTAAAAGACGGTGCAGAAATTCTCAAGTCGACTTTCGAAAATTCAGAGATTTACCGTGCCGGTGGCGACGAGTTCCTGATTATCGATATGGAGAACTCCAAGGAAGTTCTCAGCCAAAAAGTCGAAACGCTCCGAAAGAAATCGGACGACCCGAACAAAATCAGTTTTGCCGTCGGATTCTATTACGAAGAAAATGGTGGCGACATCCGAAAAGCCATGCGTGAAGCCGACGCCAACATGTACAACGATAAAAAAGCTTTTTATGAAAGGCACCCTGAGTGCAGGAACCGTTAA